Proteins encoded together in one bacterium window:
- a CDS encoding endonuclease Q family protein gives MRIIADLHLHSKFSRATSREMDVETLTRWCGLKGITVVGTGDFTHPVWLRELRAKLRSNGRGLYTCGAQHFMLTSEVSNIYPQGGRLRKIHNIILAPSLEVVDRINAVLGRFGSLMADGRPTLSLPSDKLVEYVMEISPECMVIPAHVWTPWFSLYGSNSGFDSLRECFGDQARHIHAVETGLSSDPPMNWRIGELDSVMLVSNSDAHSPAKLGREANVFDCELDYGEILGILRRGDTSKFLETLEFFPEEGKYHFDGHRVCNQRLSPRETRTARGRCPVCGKPLTVGVMSRVEALASREDGSAMPGRVPFRHLIPLEEIIGEALGSQPGSSAVREEYLALTSALGNEFAILMDVPLDEVARHARPRLVEGLRRVRDGRVQIRPGYDGVFGEIRIFGGEAEERRVEEAQPAQTSLF, from the coding sequence ATGCGCATCATCGCCGACCTTCACCTCCACTCCAAGTTCAGCCGCGCAACCAGCCGAGAGATGGACGTCGAAACCCTCACACGATGGTGCGGTCTCAAGGGTATCACTGTTGTGGGCACGGGGGACTTTACCCATCCGGTGTGGCTGCGCGAACTCCGCGCGAAACTACGTTCCAACGGGCGCGGCCTGTACACCTGCGGCGCCCAGCATTTCATGCTCACCAGCGAGGTGAGCAATATCTACCCGCAGGGCGGCCGGCTCCGCAAGATTCACAACATCATTCTTGCCCCCTCCCTTGAGGTTGTAGACCGCATCAACGCCGTCCTGGGACGATTCGGCAGCTTGATGGCCGACGGGCGTCCCACACTCTCGCTGCCGAGCGACAAGCTCGTTGAGTACGTCATGGAAATCTCGCCGGAGTGCATGGTGATCCCGGCCCATGTCTGGACGCCGTGGTTCTCCTTGTACGGCAGCAACTCCGGGTTCGACTCGCTCCGGGAGTGCTTCGGCGACCAGGCGCGCCACATCCATGCGGTGGAAACCGGGCTCTCGAGTGACCCCCCCATGAACTGGCGGATCGGGGAACTGGACTCGGTGATGCTCGTGAGCAACTCCGACGCGCACTCGCCGGCGAAGCTCGGACGCGAGGCCAATGTGTTCGACTGCGAGCTCGACTACGGGGAGATCCTCGGTATCCTGCGGCGGGGCGACACCTCGAAATTCCTGGAGACGCTCGAGTTCTTTCCCGAGGAAGGGAAGTATCACTTTGACGGGCATCGGGTGTGCAACCAGCGGCTCTCGCCCCGCGAGACCCGTACCGCGCGTGGTCGCTGTCCCGTGTGCGGAAAGCCGCTCACGGTGGGGGTGATGTCCCGGGTCGAGGCGCTGGCGAGCCGGGAAGATGGCTCGGCCATGCCGGGCCGGGTGCCGTTCCGCCACCTGATCCCGCTCGAAGAGATCATCGGGGAAGCGCTCGGCTCTCAACCCGGCAGCTCGGCGGTGCGCGAGGAGTATCTCGCGCTCACCTCCGCGCTCGGCAACGAGTTCGCCATCCTGATGGACGTCCCCCTGGACGAGGTCGCCCGGCACGCGCGTCCTCGCCTGGTGGAAGGGCTGCGCCGGGTCCGCGACGGCCGGGTGCAGATCCGCCCGGGATACGACGGCGTGTTCGGTGAGATTCGCATCTTCGGCGGCGAGGCGGAGGAACGCCGAGTGGAGGAAGCGCAGCCGGCGCAGACCAGCCTGTTCTGA
- the tmk gene encoding dTMP kinase — protein sequence MTLEGPEGAGKTTQTGLLADHLRHSGREVVCVREPGGTPIGEQIRALLLDPRRGEMDARAEMLLFAASRAQLVAQIIAPALQAGRDVVCDRYVDASLAYQGIARGIGVEPVRTVNAVATAGVYPDLTLLLDIDVATGLTRARAETGARAAGDRMEQEVLVFHQRVREGFLSLAQKDPLRIKVIDARGSVTAVQRAIQEAVAQILRGRGEGLGQEGSR from the coding sequence ATCACGCTGGAAGGCCCCGAGGGCGCCGGGAAGACCACACAGACCGGCCTTCTGGCCGACCACCTCCGGCACAGCGGCCGCGAGGTGGTGTGCGTCCGCGAGCCCGGAGGGACTCCGATCGGCGAGCAGATCCGCGCCCTGCTGCTCGATCCCCGGCGGGGGGAGATGGACGCGCGGGCAGAGATGCTCCTGTTCGCGGCGTCCCGGGCCCAACTCGTGGCGCAGATCATCGCGCCCGCGCTCCAAGCGGGCCGGGACGTGGTGTGCGACCGGTATGTGGATGCGTCCCTCGCCTACCAGGGCATCGCCCGGGGGATCGGGGTCGAGCCGGTACGGACCGTCAACGCCGTCGCGACGGCCGGGGTCTATCCGGACCTCACGTTGCTGCTCGACATCGACGTCGCCACGGGGCTCACGCGGGCCCGAGCGGAGACCGGGGCGCGCGCCGCGGGCGACCGGATGGAGCAGGAGGTCCTCGTCTTCCACCAGCGGGTGCGAGAAGGGTTTCTTTCCCTAGCCCAGAAAGACCCCCTTCGAATTAAGGTGATCGATGCCCGCGGGTCGGTGACCGCGGTGCAGCGGGCGATCCAGGAGGCGGTGGCGCAGATCCTGCGCGGCCGCGGAGAGGGGCTCGGCCAGGAGGGGTCCCGATGA
- a CDS encoding deoxyribonuclease IV, protein MAVPLGAHVSISGRLCDAVPRAQALGCECLQIFFGSPRQWRLVSYPADELEEFRRRRDAAGLDPLVAHTSYLINLASPDPHLYRRSVVSLVHTLQGMDALGGRAAITHIGSPMGSPWPDARARIAWALRAALRESTSAMVLLEGSAGGSLGGTFEQLREIVDETGERRRLGICLDTAHLFAAGWDLRAPAGVDAMVRAVARVIGLRRLQALHLNDSKAALGSHLDRHENIGEGEIGRAGFRAILAHPALKDLPGFIETPGFEQTGPDRKNMGILKRLRPAPKRPRQRAKVPR, encoded by the coding sequence GTGGCCGTGCCCCTCGGCGCCCACGTGTCGATCAGCGGCCGCCTCTGCGATGCGGTGCCCCGCGCCCAGGCGCTCGGGTGCGAGTGCCTGCAGATCTTCTTTGGCAGCCCGCGACAGTGGCGCCTCGTCTCCTACCCGGCGGACGAGCTCGAGGAGTTCCGCCGCAGGAGGGACGCGGCCGGCTTGGATCCGCTCGTCGCCCACACCTCGTACCTGATCAATCTCGCCTCGCCCGATCCCCACCTCTACCGGCGTTCGGTCGTGTCGCTCGTTCACACGCTGCAGGGGATGGACGCCCTCGGCGGCCGCGCGGCCATCACGCACATCGGGAGCCCCATGGGAAGTCCCTGGCCGGATGCGCGGGCGCGGATCGCCTGGGCGCTCCGTGCGGCGCTCCGGGAGAGCACGAGTGCGATGGTGCTGCTGGAGGGCAGCGCGGGGGGAAGCCTCGGCGGCACCTTCGAGCAACTGCGGGAGATCGTCGATGAGACCGGGGAGCGCCGCCGCCTCGGGATCTGCCTCGATACGGCCCATCTGTTTGCCGCCGGGTGGGACCTCCGCGCCCCCGCGGGCGTCGATGCCATGGTGCGCGCCGTCGCCCGCGTGATCGGCCTCAGGCGGCTCCAGGCGTTGCACCTCAACGACTCGAAAGCCGCGCTCGGATCCCACCTCGACCGACACGAAAACATCGGGGAGGGCGAGATCGGACGGGCAGGGTTCCGCGCGATCCTGGCCCATCCCGCGCTCAAGGACCTGCCGGGATTTATCGAGACGCCGGGGTTCGAGCAGACCGGCCCCGACCGGAAGAACATGGGCATCCTCAAGCGGCTGCGGCCGGCGCCGAAGCGGCCTCGGCAACGGGCGAAGGTGCCCCGGTGA
- the holB gene encoding DNA polymerase III subunit delta', which translates to MPFRDLIGQHHARLVLKRALESRKVSHAYLFVGPVGVGRLAAARAFAQALLCTAGGSDACGVCGPCRKVVSGTHPDLRIIAPGRTETGAERRAVAIDQVRDLKREAAYPPYEGPWKIFIIEDTEQMRAEAANSLLKVLEEPPASIVIILLSESTEALLPTLVSRAQVVRFTLVSAKEIADALAARAGVPAERARFLAAMAGGRVGAALEAARAGEDAFARRQDVLRTLDAVEGGDVIAGLDAAEAVAKQKDEIERWLDIALLWYRDLAVWQVVGDPALLTNLDQRGKVVERARRARPEDLTRTMDAIEQAKAALRRNINPRLVLETLFTQMGAAAGHPAA; encoded by the coding sequence GTGCCGTTTCGCGACCTCATCGGGCAACACCACGCGCGCCTCGTCCTCAAGCGCGCGCTCGAGAGCCGGAAGGTGTCTCATGCGTATCTCTTTGTCGGCCCGGTCGGGGTGGGACGGCTGGCGGCGGCCCGGGCCTTCGCGCAGGCCTTGTTGTGCACGGCCGGGGGCAGTGACGCGTGCGGCGTGTGCGGACCTTGCCGGAAGGTCGTGAGCGGCACGCACCCCGATCTCCGGATCATCGCGCCGGGGCGGACCGAGACCGGAGCGGAACGCCGCGCCGTCGCCATCGATCAGGTCCGGGACCTCAAGCGCGAAGCGGCGTATCCCCCCTACGAGGGACCGTGGAAGATCTTCATCATTGAAGACACCGAACAGATGCGGGCGGAGGCGGCCAACAGCCTCCTCAAGGTGCTGGAGGAGCCCCCTGCGAGCATCGTGATCATTCTGCTCTCGGAGTCCACCGAGGCGCTTCTGCCGACCCTTGTCTCTCGTGCGCAGGTGGTGCGCTTCACGCTCGTGTCCGCCAAAGAGATCGCGGACGCGCTCGCGGCCCGAGCCGGGGTGCCGGCCGAACGGGCCCGCTTCCTCGCCGCGATGGCGGGCGGCAGGGTGGGTGCCGCTCTCGAGGCCGCGCGGGCCGGGGAGGACGCGTTTGCCCGACGGCAGGACGTCCTTCGGACCCTTGACGCGGTCGAAGGCGGAGATGTGATCGCCGGCCTGGATGCCGCGGAGGCGGTCGCGAAGCAGAAGGACGAGATCGAGCGGTGGCTCGATATCGCCCTCCTATGGTATCGCGATCTTGCGGTCTGGCAGGTGGTGGGGGATCCGGCGCTCCTGACCAATCTGGATCAGCGCGGGAAGGTGGTCGAACGGGCCCGGCGGGCCCGTCCCGAAGACCTCACGCGGACGATGGACGCGATCGAGCAGGCGAAGGCCGCCCTGCGCCGAAACATCAACCCGAGGCTCGTCCTGGAAACCCTGTTCACCCAGATGGGAGCGGCGGCGGGACATCCCGCAGCATAA
- a CDS encoding class I SAM-dependent rRNA methyltransferase — protein sequence MRARPPRPTVFVRPGHDARLRAGHLWLYRTEIARIEGDPEEGDAVAVRAASGRHLGTGFLNTRSAIAVRLLTREDREIDEGFLADGLSRAISLRTRLVPPAGACRLVYSEGDYLPGLIVDRYADLLVVQTLTLGMDRRKDLLVRLLTDMVGPRGVYARNDPAVRRLEGLPKESGWVTGSGSTRVEIEEGESRFMVDIAEGQKTGFFLDQRENRTRIAGLAAGLDILDCFAYTGAWGIRAARRGAAAVTGIEISDTAAALAGENAARNGCGDRCRWLQENAFDGLRRLASAGPAFDLAILDPPAFVKTRSALAQGLGGYKEINLRALKVLRPNGWLVTCSCSYHVDEATLTAVVWDAARDARRRIRIVESRSQAGDHPVHPAMPETRYLKCLIIAVE from the coding sequence ATCAGGGCGCGCCCGCCGCGGCCGACGGTATTTGTCCGCCCGGGCCACGACGCGAGACTTCGCGCCGGGCACCTCTGGCTGTATCGGACCGAGATCGCCCGGATCGAGGGGGATCCCGAAGAGGGAGACGCCGTGGCGGTGCGCGCAGCCTCCGGCCGCCATCTCGGCACCGGGTTCCTCAATACCCGCTCGGCGATTGCGGTGCGCCTCCTCACGCGTGAAGACCGCGAGATCGACGAAGGATTTCTGGCGGACGGTCTAAGCCGCGCGATTTCTCTGCGCACACGGCTGGTCCCCCCCGCGGGAGCCTGTCGTCTCGTGTACAGCGAGGGGGACTACCTCCCGGGGCTGATCGTCGACCGCTACGCCGATCTCCTCGTCGTCCAGACCCTGACCCTCGGGATGGATCGGCGGAAAGACCTCCTGGTGCGTCTGCTCACGGACATGGTCGGGCCACGAGGCGTTTATGCCCGCAACGATCCGGCCGTCCGGCGGCTCGAGGGCCTCCCGAAAGAGTCCGGGTGGGTCACGGGAAGTGGATCGACCAGGGTCGAGATCGAGGAAGGCGAGAGCCGGTTCATGGTGGATATCGCGGAGGGGCAGAAGACAGGGTTCTTTCTCGACCAGCGCGAGAACAGGACGCGGATCGCGGGCCTCGCCGCCGGGCTGGACATCTTGGACTGCTTCGCCTACACGGGAGCCTGGGGCATCCGGGCCGCACGGCGTGGGGCGGCCGCGGTCACCGGGATCGAGATCTCGGACACCGCGGCCGCGCTGGCCGGGGAGAACGCCGCCCGCAACGGGTGCGGCGATCGCTGCCGCTGGCTCCAGGAGAACGCCTTCGACGGGCTGCGGCGTCTCGCGTCGGCCGGCCCTGCGTTCGATCTGGCGATCCTCGATCCCCCTGCGTTTGTGAAGACCCGCTCCGCGCTCGCGCAGGGCCTCGGAGGGTATAAAGAGATAAACCTGCGCGCGCTCAAGGTACTGCGCCCAAACGGCTGGTTGGTCACGTGTTCATGCTCGTATCACGTGGATGAGGCTACCCTGACGGCGGTGGTATGGGACGCCGCGCGGGATGCGAGGAGGAGGATCAGGATCGTCGAGAGCCGTTCCCAGGCGGGGGACCATCCCGTTCACCCAGCGATGCCGGAGACCCGGTATCTCAAGTGTCTGATCATCGCGGTGGAGTGA
- a CDS encoding cyclic-di-AMP receptor encodes MKLILAIVQDKDTRALMEALVAAEFQATKLASTGGFLREGNATVLIGTDESKVEAVLAVIQRTCHVREQLVSPLPPVVEPVDSYISAPVKVQVGGAVVFVIDVERMVKI; translated from the coding sequence ATGAAGCTGATCCTAGCGATCGTACAGGACAAGGACACGCGCGCGCTGATGGAGGCGCTCGTGGCTGCGGAGTTCCAGGCGACAAAGCTGGCAAGCACGGGCGGGTTCCTCCGCGAGGGCAACGCGACGGTCCTGATCGGCACCGACGAGAGCAAGGTCGAGGCGGTGCTCGCGGTCATTCAACGGACCTGCCACGTACGGGAGCAACTCGTGAGCCCCCTGCCGCCGGTCGTGGAGCCGGTCGACTCGTACATCTCTGCGCCGGTCAAGGTGCAGGTCGGCGGTGCCGTCGTGTTTGTCATCGACGTCGAACGGATGGTCAAGATCTAG
- a CDS encoding R3H domain-containing nucleic acid-binding protein — protein MVGQQVHITDNLDVLLGVLPPQIRDAVEQQPTLDELLEVVLDLGREPEARFPGRAVRLSEAFVSRDEMQFVISRVGTFGKDNRAGIERTLHRISAIRNRVGEIIGLTCRVGRAVFGTVDIVRDVIESGQSALLVGRPGVGKTTLLREAARVLSDEIGKRVVVVDTSNEIAGDGDIPHPGIGRARRMQVPYPELQHAVMIEAVENHMPEVIVIDEIGTEAEALAARTIAERGVQLIATAHGNTLDNLLQNPTLCDLVGGIQAVTLGDEEARRRGTQKTVLERKAPPTFEVVIEIQEQDRLAVHHDVAHVVDRFLRGDMPRAEIRTRTAEGEVRISTDGEGAAPPATDGHALVGRPPHKIVRIYPYAVSRNRLERAIRELRVPADIANTLSEADLLLTLKSQEKRQPKRLREAGTRGLPMHIIKSNTVSQIEAVLRGIFRVDDRHDPDEVALREVEDAISEVMASAQPVELTPQNSYVRRMQHQFIQRYGLLSESKGTDPFRRVVIYPQ, from the coding sequence GTGGTCGGCCAGCAGGTCCACATTACCGATAACCTCGACGTGCTCCTGGGCGTCCTGCCTCCGCAGATCCGCGACGCCGTCGAACAGCAGCCAACCCTGGATGAGCTCCTGGAGGTCGTGCTCGACCTTGGGCGCGAGCCCGAAGCCCGGTTCCCCGGACGAGCCGTGCGGCTGTCGGAGGCGTTCGTCAGCCGGGACGAGATGCAGTTCGTGATCAGCCGGGTGGGGACGTTCGGCAAGGACAACCGGGCCGGGATCGAGCGGACCCTCCACCGGATCTCGGCGATCCGCAACCGCGTCGGCGAGATCATCGGGCTGACCTGTCGCGTTGGCCGCGCCGTGTTCGGCACGGTTGACATCGTCCGGGACGTGATCGAATCCGGGCAGAGCGCGCTGCTGGTCGGGCGGCCCGGGGTCGGCAAGACGACGCTGCTCCGGGAGGCCGCCCGCGTCCTCTCCGATGAGATCGGCAAGCGCGTCGTGGTGGTGGATACCAGCAACGAGATCGCCGGCGACGGGGACATCCCGCATCCGGGGATCGGGCGCGCGCGCCGGATGCAGGTTCCATACCCGGAGCTCCAGCACGCGGTCATGATCGAGGCCGTGGAAAACCACATGCCGGAGGTCATCGTCATCGATGAGATCGGCACCGAAGCGGAGGCGCTGGCGGCCCGCACGATCGCGGAGCGCGGCGTGCAGCTCATCGCCACCGCGCACGGCAACACGCTCGACAACCTCCTGCAGAACCCCACCCTGTGCGACCTGGTCGGGGGGATCCAGGCGGTGACGCTCGGCGACGAGGAAGCCCGCCGGCGGGGCACCCAGAAGACGGTCTTGGAGCGCAAGGCCCCGCCCACGTTTGAGGTCGTCATCGAGATCCAGGAGCAAGACCGGCTCGCGGTGCACCACGATGTGGCTCACGTGGTGGACCGGTTCCTGCGGGGAGATATGCCGCGAGCCGAGATCCGTACGCGGACCGCGGAGGGTGAGGTGCGGATCAGCACCGACGGTGAGGGGGCGGCCCCACCGGCCACCGATGGCCACGCGCTCGTCGGGCGCCCCCCGCACAAGATTGTCCGGATCTACCCGTACGCGGTGAGCCGGAACCGACTCGAGCGGGCCATCCGGGAGCTGCGCGTCCCGGCCGACATCGCGAACACGCTGTCCGAGGCCGATCTGCTGCTCACCCTCAAATCACAAGAGAAGCGTCAGCCCAAGCGGCTCCGCGAGGCCGGCACCCGTGGGCTTCCCATGCACATCATCAAGAGCAACACGGTCTCGCAGATCGAAGCGGTGCTCCGGGGGATCTTCCGGGTCGACGACCGCCACGACCCCGACGAGGTGGCGCTGCGGGAGGTCGAGGATGCGATCTCCGAGGTGATGGCCTCGGCTCAGCCCGTGGAGCTCACTCCCCAGAACTCGTATGTGCGCCGGATGCAGCACCAGTTCATTCAGCGGTACGGCCTCCTCTCCGAAAGTAAAGGCACGGACCCGTTCCGGCGGGTGGTGATCTATCCTCAGTAG
- a CDS encoding serine protease, whose product MRVLSSIAVIAAVLIFCGTPVVGADDPERAVFLLQVVARNNGSYQSAVYGTAFFIAGDGTALTNSHVVYLAQREPARYQLLAVVNQEFYSASIVCASRLGHDPTNPGLNVHPGRDIAKIRLVPSAFPFARWRLLLPGGQRLLSVTAHRDGLPQFPFLPVSGRPSSGDQVRVIGFGHLFPGPPRWTATGQVLGIDHTIDGTEIFGVDFTGPMEPGNSGSPVLNPQDQVIGMWTWYSVTDANIGMAISNTAFHVPCL is encoded by the coding sequence GTGCGCGTTCTCTCGTCCATCGCCGTGATCGCAGCCGTTCTCATCTTCTGTGGAACGCCGGTTGTCGGGGCGGACGATCCGGAACGCGCCGTGTTCCTGTTGCAGGTCGTCGCCCGGAATAACGGGTCGTACCAGAGCGCGGTGTACGGCACCGCCTTTTTCATTGCCGGCGACGGCACCGCACTGACGAACAGCCACGTCGTCTATCTAGCGCAGCGCGAGCCGGCGCGGTACCAGCTGCTTGCCGTCGTCAACCAGGAGTTTTATTCGGCGTCGATCGTGTGCGCGAGCCGGCTCGGGCACGATCCGACGAATCCCGGCCTGAACGTCCACCCCGGCCGCGACATCGCCAAGATCAGGCTCGTTCCGTCGGCATTTCCGTTCGCGCGGTGGCGCTTGTTGCTGCCGGGCGGCCAGCGGCTGCTCAGCGTGACCGCCCACCGCGACGGCCTGCCGCAGTTTCCGTTTCTGCCCGTCTCCGGCCGTCCGAGCTCCGGCGACCAGGTCCGGGTGATCGGCTTCGGCCACCTCTTCCCGGGTCCGCCCCGATGGACCGCGACGGGACAGGTGCTCGGGATCGACCACACCATCGATGGGACCGAGATCTTCGGCGTCGATTTCACGGGCCCTATGGAGCCCGGCAACAGCGGATCTCCCGTCCTCAACCCCCAGGATCAGGTCATCGGGATGTGGACGTGGTACTCCGTGACCGATGCGAACATCGGAATGGCGATCAGCAACACCGCGTTCCACGTCCCCTGTCTCTAG
- a CDS encoding aminotransferase class I/II-fold pyridoxal phosphate-dependent enzyme: MKVEPFALERWMTRHELRARYNIAESGILPLRLADLLGWLPPDERRDTLDRLVQMPLDYCEAVGTHELRSLIAATYVGCDPDNILVTAGAIEANFLLFNALLDPGDHVVVPYPAYQQLYSVPRALGCDVSLWKVGPESGDRYDTDGLARLLRPNTRLVVVNSPHNPTGAVLPPEGARRVYALAESVGARVISDEVYRWLTVPGGDPIAPPMFEHGPRGLSVGTVSKPFGLPGLRIGWIAAPVDVVSACVALRDYVSLSPGRLNDAIAQLALRHRERIIERNTQIIAANLRATAQWIARHAPILSWTPPRGGLLALLRYQLEIPSLDLADRLATEHGVMLAPGSAFGYEHHLRIGIGQDPDVFQAGLDAASRCFARLREEGVDGRAPAVGVQHSGDSRRRDP, from the coding sequence ATGAAGGTCGAACCCTTCGCGCTCGAGCGGTGGATGACGCGCCACGAGCTCCGCGCGCGGTACAACATCGCCGAGAGCGGCATCCTGCCGCTGCGACTTGCCGACCTTCTCGGCTGGCTGCCTCCGGACGAGCGCCGGGACACGCTCGACCGCCTGGTCCAAATGCCGCTCGACTACTGCGAAGCGGTCGGCACGCACGAGCTGCGTTCGCTGATCGCCGCCACCTACGTCGGTTGCGATCCCGACAATATCCTGGTCACCGCCGGGGCTATCGAGGCGAACTTCCTGTTGTTCAATGCGCTGCTCGACCCCGGTGACCACGTGGTCGTGCCCTATCCCGCCTACCAGCAACTCTACAGCGTGCCGCGGGCGCTCGGGTGCGATGTCTCACTGTGGAAGGTAGGGCCCGAGAGCGGCGACCGGTACGACACGGACGGGCTGGCGCGGCTCCTTCGGCCGAACACGCGTCTCGTCGTCGTCAATTCGCCGCACAACCCCACCGGCGCGGTCCTCCCGCCGGAGGGGGCGCGCCGCGTGTACGCGCTGGCGGAGTCCGTCGGGGCCAGGGTGATCTCCGACGAGGTCTATCGCTGGCTCACCGTTCCCGGCGGCGACCCGATCGCCCCGCCGATGTTCGAGCACGGGCCCCGCGGTCTGAGCGTCGGCACCGTGTCCAAGCCCTTCGGGTTGCCGGGCCTGCGCATCGGCTGGATCGCAGCGCCTGTGGATGTCGTCTCCGCCTGTGTGGCCCTGCGCGATTATGTCTCGCTGAGCCCCGGCCGGCTCAACGACGCGATCGCCCAACTGGCGCTCCGGCACCGTGAGCGGATCATTGAGCGGAACACCCAGATCATCGCCGCCAATCTGCGCGCGACCGCACAATGGATCGCCCGGCACGCACCCATCCTGTCTTGGACGCCGCCGCGCGGAGGACTCCTCGCGCTGCTGCGCTACCAGCTTGAGATTCCTTCGCTGGACCTCGCCGATCGGCTCGCGACCGAGCACGGTGTCATGCTGGCGCCGGGCTCCGCTTTCGGGTATGAGCACCACCTGCGCATCGGCATCGGCCAGGACCCGGATGTCTTTCAGGCCGGCCTGGATGCGGCGAGCCGCTGCTTCGCGCGGCTCAGGGAGGAGGGCGTCGATGGACGAGCACCCGCGGTGGGGGTTCAGCACTCTGGCGATTCACGGAGGCGGGATCCCTGA